Proteins encoded together in one Miscanthus floridulus cultivar M001 chromosome 16, ASM1932011v1, whole genome shotgun sequence window:
- the LOC136510829 gene encoding uncharacterized protein has product MASQDWRADRLGDWLKKNPTKRAKDCKEKLEDDYGIKLKYSKAWSGMKLAIDQIHGRYEESFQLLFNWAAQIEHVSPGSLIEIELDKIGKKQRFRRMFVALKPCVDGFLARCRPFVGIDASSLHGKYKGQLASATSVDGHDWLYHIAYGIFDSKTEDNWKWFLQQLSRAIGDVPNLVICSDACKGLEKAVGVVFPNVENRECMRHLYQNFLKHCSGDVITDHLYPAARSYTEGLFKFHMHKIAEFAPQSIEYLQTHHSRIWYRCGFSENNKCDYLTNNVSESFNAQVKHLKGLFVHELVDRIRELIMEKRYLRKKIARQWEDGILLGVIKDLNLISNHLKVVKVKVSDDDIAEVTLLDDWNNQKRHTVDLQNCNCSCREWQVTGKPCKHALAWILSNRGIRI; this is encoded by the coding sequence ATGGCATCACAGGATTGGCGTGCAGACAGGTTGGGAGATTGGCTCAAGAAAAATCCAACAAAACGTGCAAAGGATTGCAAGGAGAAGTTGGAAGATGATTATGGCATCAAGCTGAAGTATTCAAAGGCTTGGTCAGGTATGAAGTTAGCAATAGATCAAATCCATGGTAGATATGAGGAAAGTTTTCAGTTGCTATTCAATTGGGCTGCTCAGATTGAACATGTCTCTCCTGGTAGCCTAATAGAGATAGAGCTTGATAAGATTGGTAAAAAGCAAAGATTTAGGAGAATGTTTGTTGCTCTTAAGCCTTGTGTGGATGGTTTTCTGGCTAGATGCAGACCATTTGTGGGTATAGATGCATCTAGTCTGCATGGTAAGTACAAAGGTCAGCTAGCTTCAGCAACCAGTGTAGATGGACATGACTGGTTGTATCATATAGCTTATGGCATTTTTGACTCAAAAACTGAAGATAACTGGAAGTGGTTCTTGCAACAACTTTCCAGAGCAATTGGTGATGTACCAAATCTTGTAATTTGTTCAGATGCATGCAAAGGCCTAGAGAAAGCAGTGGGTGTAGTGTTTCCAAATGTTGAGAATAGGGAATGCATGAGACATTTGTACCAAAACTTTTTGAAGCACTGTTCTGGTGATGTAATCACAGACCACCTATATCCTGCTGCTAGAAGCTACACTGAAGGCCTATTCAAGTTCCACATGCACAAGATAGCTGAGTTTGCTCCTCAAAGTATAGAGTATCTTCAGACTCACCACAGCAGGATATGGTATAGGTGTGGGTTCTCAGAAAACAACAAGTGTGATTATTTGACCAACAATGTGTCAGAAAGCTTCAATGCACAGGTGAAGCACCTCAAAGGTTTATTTGTACATGAGTTGGTAGATAGAATTAGAGAGCTAATAATGGAGAAGAGATATTTGAGGAAGAAGATTGCTAGGCAGTGGGAGGATGGAATCCTACTAGGTGTGATAAAGGATCTTAACCTGATTAGTAATCATCTCAAAGTGGTCAAGGTCAAAGTCAGTGACGATGACATTGCTGAAGTGACTCTCTTGGATGACTGGAACAATCAGAAGAGGCACACTGTGGACCTACAGAACTGTAATTGTTCTTGCAGGGAATGGCAGGTGACTGGAAAGCCCTGCAAGCATGCTTTGGCCTGGATACTTTCAAACAGAGGGATAAGGATTTAG
- the LOC136513803 gene encoding protein N-terminal glutamine amidohydrolase-like isoform X2, with translation MSLTDDTTLVTVYSCASVNALDLPPSMASTTSTSTSATLVKKRAIITMSYLLVSTSVSASTLRCRYDCRDIEENVYMLCKELIRTGVADPVGTDLYVVFISNEEKKVPLWHQKAGHSDDGFICWDYHVICIQSRRSKGEVLDFVWDLDSDLPFPSPFIQYVSDAIQPVSFGNSRYARLFRVIHAPVFLRSFASDRSHMKDPEGNWIQLPPKYEPIVAEDGTTDNLNEYIMMCVEDVADLESMANDVYYNKYGVVVNEAILPKFFAQLPGPHT, from the exons ATGTCGCTGACGGATGACAC AACGCTAGTGACTGTGTACTCATGTGCTTCTGTTAATGCTTTGGACTTGCCTCCCTCCATGGCTTCGACCACGTCCACCTCAACCTCGGCTACTTTGGTGAAAAAAAGGGCTATCATCACCATGAGCTACTTGTTGGTTTCTACTTCAGTCTCAGCATCTACATTGCGATGTCGCTACGACTGCAGGGACAT TgaagaaaatgtttacatgtTATGTAAGGAGCTTATTAGAACCGGAGTGGCTGATCCTGTGGGCACTGATCTTTATGTTGTTTTCATATCAAACGAGGAAAAAAAG GTTCCTCTCTGGCATCAGAAAGCAGGCCATTCTGATGACGGATTTATTTGCTGGGATTATCATGTGATCTGCATCCAG TCTAGGCGAAGCAAAGGAGAAGTTCTTGATTTTGTTTGGGATCTGGACTCCGATCTTCCTTTCCCTTCCCCATTCATCCAATATGTTTCTGATGCGATTCAACCAGTATCATTCGGCAATTCCAGATATGCAAG ACTCTTCCGTGTGATTCATGCTCCTGTGTTTCTTCGATCGTTTGCCTCAGATAGAAGCCATATGAAGGATCCTGAGGGGAACTGGATTCAGTTACCCCCAAAATATGAACCAATTGTAGCTGAAG ATGGAACCACCGATAACCTCAATGAGTACATCATGATGTGTGTGGAGGATGTGGCGGACTTAGAAAGTATGGCTAATGATGTTTACTacaacaagtatggtgtggtggTAAATGAAGCGATCTTGCCTAAATTCTTCGCTCAGCTGCCTGGTCCACATACTTAG
- the LOC136513803 gene encoding protein N-terminal glutamine amidohydrolase-like isoform X1, which translates to MSLTDDTTLVTVYSCASVNALDLPPSMASTTSTSTSATLVKKRAIITMSYLLVSTSVSASTLRCRYDCRDIEENVYMLCKELIRTGVADPVGTDLYVVFISNEEKKVPLWHQKAGHSDDGFICWDYHVICIQCIFLPCSVSRYFLMCIWKSRRSKGEVLDFVWDLDSDLPFPSPFIQYVSDAIQPVSFGNSRYARLFRVIHAPVFLRSFASDRSHMKDPEGNWIQLPPKYEPIVAEDGTTDNLNEYIMMCVEDVADLESMANDVYYNKYGVVVNEAILPKFFAQLPGPHT; encoded by the exons ATGTCGCTGACGGATGACAC AACGCTAGTGACTGTGTACTCATGTGCTTCTGTTAATGCTTTGGACTTGCCTCCCTCCATGGCTTCGACCACGTCCACCTCAACCTCGGCTACTTTGGTGAAAAAAAGGGCTATCATCACCATGAGCTACTTGTTGGTTTCTACTTCAGTCTCAGCATCTACATTGCGATGTCGCTACGACTGCAGGGACAT TgaagaaaatgtttacatgtTATGTAAGGAGCTTATTAGAACCGGAGTGGCTGATCCTGTGGGCACTGATCTTTATGTTGTTTTCATATCAAACGAGGAAAAAAAG GTTCCTCTCTGGCATCAGAAAGCAGGCCATTCTGATGACGGATTTATTTGCTGGGATTATCATGTGATCTGCATCCAG TGCATTTTTTTACCATGTAGTGTTTCACGGTATTTCTTGATGTGCATATGGAAGTCTAGGCGAAGCAAAGGAGAAGTTCTTGATTTTGTTTGGGATCTGGACTCCGATCTTCCTTTCCCTTCCCCATTCATCCAATATGTTTCTGATGCGATTCAACCAGTATCATTCGGCAATTCCAGATATGCAAG ACTCTTCCGTGTGATTCATGCTCCTGTGTTTCTTCGATCGTTTGCCTCAGATAGAAGCCATATGAAGGATCCTGAGGGGAACTGGATTCAGTTACCCCCAAAATATGAACCAATTGTAGCTGAAG ATGGAACCACCGATAACCTCAATGAGTACATCATGATGTGTGTGGAGGATGTGGCGGACTTAGAAAGTATGGCTAATGATGTTTACTacaacaagtatggtgtggtggTAAATGAAGCGATCTTGCCTAAATTCTTCGCTCAGCTGCCTGGTCCACATACTTAG
- the LOC136513803 gene encoding protein N-terminal glutamine amidohydrolase-like isoform X4 — MLCKELIRTGVADPVGTDLYVVFISNEEKKVPLWHQKAGHSDDGFICWDYHVICIQCIFLPCSVSRYFLMCIWKSRRSKGEVLDFVWDLDSDLPFPSPFIQYVSDAIQPVSFGNSRYARLFRVIHAPVFLRSFASDRSHMKDPEGNWIQLPPKYEPIVAEDGTTDNLNEYIMMCVEDVADLESMANDVYYNKYGVVVNEAILPKFFAQLPGPHT, encoded by the exons atgtTATGTAAGGAGCTTATTAGAACCGGAGTGGCTGATCCTGTGGGCACTGATCTTTATGTTGTTTTCATATCAAACGAGGAAAAAAAG GTTCCTCTCTGGCATCAGAAAGCAGGCCATTCTGATGACGGATTTATTTGCTGGGATTATCATGTGATCTGCATCCAG TGCATTTTTTTACCATGTAGTGTTTCACGGTATTTCTTGATGTGCATATGGAAGTCTAGGCGAAGCAAAGGAGAAGTTCTTGATTTTGTTTGGGATCTGGACTCCGATCTTCCTTTCCCTTCCCCATTCATCCAATATGTTTCTGATGCGATTCAACCAGTATCATTCGGCAATTCCAGATATGCAAG ACTCTTCCGTGTGATTCATGCTCCTGTGTTTCTTCGATCGTTTGCCTCAGATAGAAGCCATATGAAGGATCCTGAGGGGAACTGGATTCAGTTACCCCCAAAATATGAACCAATTGTAGCTGAAG ATGGAACCACCGATAACCTCAATGAGTACATCATGATGTGTGTGGAGGATGTGGCGGACTTAGAAAGTATGGCTAATGATGTTTACTacaacaagtatggtgtggtggTAAATGAAGCGATCTTGCCTAAATTCTTCGCTCAGCTGCCTGGTCCACATACTTAG
- the LOC136513803 gene encoding protein N-terminal glutamine amidohydrolase-like isoform X5 translates to MSLTDDTTLVTVYSCASVNALDLPPSMASTTSTSTSATLVKKRAIITMSYLLVSTSVSASTLRCRYDCRDIEENVYMLCKELIRTGVADPVGTDLYVVFISNEEKKVPLWHQKAGHSDDGFICWDYHVICIQCIFLPCSVSRYFLMCIWKSRRSKGEVLDFVWDLDSDLPFPSPFIQYVSDAIQPVSFGNSRYARWNHR, encoded by the exons ATGTCGCTGACGGATGACAC AACGCTAGTGACTGTGTACTCATGTGCTTCTGTTAATGCTTTGGACTTGCCTCCCTCCATGGCTTCGACCACGTCCACCTCAACCTCGGCTACTTTGGTGAAAAAAAGGGCTATCATCACCATGAGCTACTTGTTGGTTTCTACTTCAGTCTCAGCATCTACATTGCGATGTCGCTACGACTGCAGGGACAT TgaagaaaatgtttacatgtTATGTAAGGAGCTTATTAGAACCGGAGTGGCTGATCCTGTGGGCACTGATCTTTATGTTGTTTTCATATCAAACGAGGAAAAAAAG GTTCCTCTCTGGCATCAGAAAGCAGGCCATTCTGATGACGGATTTATTTGCTGGGATTATCATGTGATCTGCATCCAG TGCATTTTTTTACCATGTAGTGTTTCACGGTATTTCTTGATGTGCATATGGAAGTCTAGGCGAAGCAAAGGAGAAGTTCTTGATTTTGTTTGGGATCTGGACTCCGATCTTCCTTTCCCTTCCCCATTCATCCAATATGTTTCTGATGCGATTCAACCAGTATCATTCGGCAATTCCAGATATGCAAG ATGGAACCACCGATAA